One segment of Nostoc flagelliforme CCNUN1 DNA contains the following:
- the recN gene encoding DNA repair protein RecN, which yields MLLCLRIENFALIDQLELEFGAGLNVLTGETGAGKSIILDAIDAALGGKVSSRVIRTGTSRAMVEATFTSNAPLAAWLTEQEIDLLDENSVVISREITATASNIRSRSRVNGVLVNRQIMGGMRDRLVEITAQGQTVQVGQSAQVRDWLDLYGGDSLMQQRHKVATSFSAYQQAILALEKRRTSERERLQQLDLLTYQVQELGAANLSEPDELEQLGQERERLNHVVDLQQMSYKVYQALYQNDNETPAAGDLLGDSEAILNDMVEYDTQLQPLLELVRDAQAAVMEVGRQINAYGDGLEADPHRLEEVEERIQELKQICRKYGPTLTEAIAYYQRIQGELAQLNDSEQSIESLEQQEKACFEKLTQTSNQLTQLRSKAAANLESRLIAELKPLAMEKVKFLVEIVPAPPTAMGADKITFMFSSNPGEPLQPLTEVASGGEMSRFLLALKACFSQVDVAGTMVFDEIDVGVSGRVAQAIAEKLHQLSQRNQVLCVTHQPLVAAMADRHFRVDKQTINQGKGKKANNDNAEQRTVVRVTTLDNLNTRREELAQLAGGKSASDAITFAESLLLQAANHRQKIKN from the coding sequence ATGTTGCTTTGCCTGCGAATTGAAAACTTTGCCCTAATTGACCAACTTGAATTGGAATTTGGCGCGGGACTAAATGTGTTAACAGGTGAAACCGGCGCTGGAAAATCGATTATCTTGGATGCCATTGATGCCGCTTTGGGCGGTAAAGTCTCTAGTCGAGTCATTCGCACGGGGACAAGTCGGGCGATGGTAGAAGCTACTTTCACCTCAAACGCCCCCCTCGCTGCTTGGTTGACCGAACAAGAAATAGATTTGCTTGATGAAAATTCCGTAGTTATTAGCCGAGAAATCACAGCTACTGCTAGTAATATCCGCAGTCGATCGCGGGTGAATGGCGTGTTGGTCAATCGCCAGATTATGGGAGGAATGCGCGATCGCTTGGTGGAAATCACAGCCCAAGGTCAAACTGTACAAGTGGGACAATCTGCTCAAGTCCGCGATTGGTTGGATTTATATGGCGGTGATTCTCTGATGCAGCAACGTCATAAAGTTGCCACAAGTTTCAGTGCTTACCAACAGGCGATTTTAGCACTAGAAAAACGCCGCACATCAGAACGGGAACGCTTACAACAACTCGACTTACTCACTTATCAAGTGCAAGAACTGGGAGCAGCCAATCTCAGCGAACCTGATGAATTGGAACAGTTGGGACAAGAACGGGAACGCCTAAATCATGTCGTCGATTTGCAACAAATGAGTTACAAGGTTTATCAGGCTTTGTATCAAAACGATAATGAAACTCCCGCCGCAGGTGATTTATTGGGAGACAGTGAGGCGATATTAAATGACATGGTGGAATATGATACGCAATTGCAACCCCTATTAGAATTGGTGCGGGACGCGCAAGCTGCGGTAATGGAAGTGGGAAGGCAGATTAATGCTTATGGGGATGGATTAGAAGCCGATCCACACCGATTGGAAGAGGTGGAAGAACGAATTCAGGAATTAAAGCAAATTTGCCGCAAGTATGGCCCAACACTTACAGAAGCGATCGCTTATTACCAACGTATCCAAGGGGAATTAGCCCAACTCAACGACAGCGAACAATCTATCGAAAGTCTAGAACAGCAAGAAAAGGCATGTTTTGAGAAACTTACCCAAACAAGTAATCAGTTAACTCAATTGCGGAGTAAAGCGGCTGCTAATTTAGAATCACGTTTGATCGCTGAACTCAAGCCCCTAGCGATGGAAAAAGTGAAGTTTCTGGTTGAGATAGTGCCTGCTCCCCCAACTGCTATGGGAGCAGATAAAATTACCTTTATGTTTAGTTCCAACCCTGGAGAACCCCTGCAACCTTTAACGGAAGTTGCCTCCGGCGGGGAAATGAGCCGCTTTTTACTGGCGCTGAAAGCTTGTTTTTCTCAGGTTGATGTGGCTGGGACAATGGTTTTTGATGAAATTGATGTCGGTGTTTCGGGAAGAGTCGCCCAAGCGATCGCTGAAAAATTACACCAGCTAAGTCAACGCAACCAAGTATTATGTGTTACTCACCAGCCTTTAGTTGCAGCAATGGCCGATCGCCATTTCCGCGTAGATAAGCAAACTATCAATCAAGGCAAAGGTAAAAAAGCCAACAATGACAACGCCGAACAGCGTACCGTTGTCAGAGTTACTACCTTGGATAATTTAAACACTCGCCGGGAAGAACTAGCGCAGTTAGCTGGTGGTAAATCTGCAAGTGACGCGATCACATTTGCCGAATCTCTGTTATTACAAGCTGCTAACCATCGTCAAAAAATTAAAAATTAA
- a CDS encoding ABC1 kinase family protein produces the protein MIVKTLPPSSRPIQEDSRNGINSRGELDVIDVVPENGTPSLVVRSPRLLAAQQLRTTAQPEILYDPVGIAAHYQNRKMQVVRRIFAVLGPALSFVFGLWSDSKRGIVVKNDRRRATQLRVLLTKLGPAYIKIGQALSTRPDLVPPVYLEELTKLQDQLPPFPNEIAYQFIKEELGAPPEEVYAELSAQPIAAASLGQVYKGKLKTGEEVAVKVQRPDLREGITIDLYILRNLASWVQKKVKRVRSDLVGILDELGDRIFEEMDYIHEGENAERFFELYGHMKDVYVPKIYWEYTNRRVLTMEWINGTKLTQTEEISAQGIDARYLIEVGVQCSLRQLLEHGFFHADPHPGNLLATTDGKLAYLDFGMMSEIKPPQRYGLIEAIVHVVNRDFEGLAKDYVKLDFLSPETDLTPIIPAFARVFADAEGASVADLNIKSITDELSALMYEYPFRVPPYYALIIRSLVTLEGIAIYIDPNFKVLSEAYPYVSKRLLTDPAPQLRASLQDLLFKDGRFRWNRLENLLKNARNSQDYDFNLVLNQGIEFLASERGAFIRDKLVDESVNGLDALGKNVLHNFTYLLRERVGLTAVNETPAATVEQQQTLEHIKRILGILRETRGFDPMELAPKIAQLLVNSDVQRLGQQIANRFTQKAVARLIRQLLAS, from the coding sequence ATGATTGTTAAGACACTTCCCCCTAGTTCCCGACCGATTCAGGAGGACAGCCGCAACGGCATAAATAGCCGAGGCGAACTGGACGTTATTGATGTAGTACCAGAAAATGGTACACCAAGCTTAGTTGTGCGCTCGCCAAGACTCTTAGCAGCCCAACAGTTGAGAACAACAGCCCAACCTGAGATTCTTTACGATCCCGTAGGCATAGCGGCGCATTACCAAAACAGAAAAATGCAAGTTGTACGGCGGATTTTCGCCGTGTTGGGACCGGCTCTATCCTTTGTTTTTGGGTTGTGGTCGGATAGTAAACGGGGAATTGTCGTCAAAAATGACCGCCGCCGAGCCACTCAGCTACGAGTATTGCTGACCAAATTAGGGCCTGCTTACATCAAAATTGGACAAGCTTTATCTACCAGACCGGATCTGGTTCCTCCCGTATACTTAGAAGAATTAACTAAACTACAAGACCAATTACCGCCTTTTCCTAACGAAATTGCTTACCAGTTTATTAAAGAAGAACTAGGCGCACCTCCAGAAGAGGTTTACGCCGAACTCTCGGCCCAGCCAATTGCTGCGGCTTCATTGGGGCAAGTGTATAAAGGTAAGCTAAAAACTGGTGAAGAAGTTGCTGTTAAAGTTCAACGCCCCGACTTAAGAGAGGGGATTACCATTGACTTATATATCTTGCGTAACCTTGCTTCTTGGGTGCAGAAAAAGGTCAAACGGGTAAGAAGTGATTTAGTTGGGATTCTCGATGAATTAGGCGATCGCATTTTTGAAGAGATGGATTACATCCATGAAGGCGAAAATGCGGAGCGATTTTTCGAGTTATACGGTCACATGAAAGACGTATATGTACCGAAAATTTACTGGGAATACACCAATCGCCGCGTCTTGACGATGGAGTGGATTAACGGTACTAAATTAACCCAGACAGAAGAAATTAGCGCCCAAGGCATAGATGCTCGTTATCTAATTGAAGTGGGTGTGCAGTGTTCCCTGCGCCAGTTGCTAGAACATGGATTTTTCCATGCAGATCCCCACCCTGGTAATTTGTTAGCAACAACCGATGGCAAGTTAGCTTACCTCGACTTTGGGATGATGAGCGAGATTAAGCCACCACAGCGTTATGGTTTAATTGAAGCGATCGTCCACGTCGTCAACCGCGACTTTGAAGGATTAGCAAAAGACTACGTTAAGTTAGATTTTTTATCACCAGAAACCGATTTAACACCAATTATCCCAGCTTTTGCGAGAGTCTTTGCTGATGCCGAAGGAGCCAGTGTTGCCGATCTTAATATTAAAAGCATCACCGATGAACTATCGGCTTTGATGTATGAGTATCCTTTCCGGGTACCGCCCTACTACGCCTTAATTATTCGCTCCTTGGTGACACTCGAAGGTATTGCAATATATATAGATCCCAATTTTAAAGTCCTCAGCGAAGCTTATCCCTACGTTTCTAAACGCCTGTTAACCGATCCAGCACCGCAATTAAGAGCATCATTGCAAGATTTGCTATTTAAAGATGGCAGATTTCGCTGGAACCGCTTAGAAAACTTGTTAAAAAATGCGCGTAATAGTCAAGACTACGACTTTAATTTAGTGCTGAATCAGGGGATAGAGTTTCTAGCATCTGAACGCGGTGCTTTTATTCGTGACAAGCTAGTAGATGAATCTGTTAACGGACTCGATGCTTTAGGTAAAAATGTTTTGCATAACTTCACCTATTTGCTGCGGGAACGCGTTGGGTTGACAGCAGTTAATGAAACTCCGGCGGCGACAGTTGAGCAACAACAAACCTTGGAGCATATCAAACGTATATTAGGTATTCTCCGAGAAACACGAGGCTTTGATCCAATGGAACTTGCGCCCAAAATTGCCCAGTTATTGGTAAATTCAGATGTACAACGTTTGGGTCAACAAATTGCCAACCGCTTTACGCAAAAGGCTGTAGCCAGATTAATTCGGCAATTATTGGCATCTTAG
- the cysC gene encoding adenylyl-sulfate kinase yields MKQQEYGVTVWFTGLSGAGKTTICKFVEKELRIQGYRVEVLDGDAVRQNLCKGLGFSKEDREENIRRIGFVAHLLTRNNVIVLVSAISPYREIREQVRQSIPHFIEVYVNASLEVCEQRDVKGLYKKARSGEIKHFTGIDDPYEIPLRPEVECKTNQESVAQSATKVLEKLEELGYIVASNELFMS; encoded by the coding sequence ATGAAACAACAAGAGTATGGCGTAACAGTATGGTTTACTGGTCTAAGTGGTGCAGGTAAAACTACTATCTGTAAATTCGTGGAGAAGGAACTGCGGATACAGGGATACAGAGTTGAAGTTCTGGATGGGGATGCGGTACGTCAAAACCTATGCAAAGGATTGGGTTTCAGTAAAGAGGATCGAGAAGAGAATATTCGGCGCATTGGTTTTGTGGCTCATCTTCTTACCAGAAATAATGTAATTGTATTGGTTTCGGCCATTTCACCATACCGCGAAATTCGGGAACAAGTGCGCCAAAGTATTCCACATTTCATTGAAGTTTACGTCAATGCATCATTAGAAGTTTGTGAACAGCGAGACGTAAAAGGGTTATATAAAAAAGCAAGATCCGGGGAGATTAAGCACTTCACTGGTATTGATGATCCTTATGAAATACCACTCCGTCCGGAAGTCGAATGCAAAACGAACCAAGAAAGTGTTGCCCAAAGTGCAACAAAGGTCTTAGAAAAGCTGGAAGAGTTGGGTTATATAGTTGCTAGTAATGAATTATTTATGAGTTAA
- a CDS encoding valine--tRNA ligase: MTATIPNLPSLYDPFSTEAKWQKFWEDNQVYKADPNKGGEPYCIVIPPPNVTGSLHMGHAFESALIDTLVRYHRMQGRNTLWLPGTDHASIAVHSMLEKQLKKEGKTRYELGREKFLERAWQWKAESEGTILNQLRRLGVSVDWSRERFTLDEGLSKAVVEAFTRLYEEGLIYRGEYLVNWCPASQSAVSDVEVENQEVNGNLWHFRYPLTDGSGFVEVATTRPETMLGDTAVAVNPNDDRYKHLIGKTVTLPILQREIPIIGDEYVDPTFGTGCVKITPAHDLNDFDMGKRHNLPFINIMNKDGTLNANAGEFQGQDRFVARKNVVSRLEADGFLVKIEDYKHTVPYSDRGKVPIEPLLSTQWFVKIRPLADNTLEFLDQQTSPEFVPQRWTKVYRDWLVKLTDWCISRQLWWGHQIPAWYAVSETDGQITDNTPFVVAKLETEAWEKAKSQFGENVQLEQDPDVLDTWFSAGLWPFSTLGWPEQTQDLATYYPTTTLVTGFDIIFFWVARMTMMAGHFTQQIPFQTVYIHGLVLDEKGQKMSKTKGNGIDPLLLIDKYGTDALRYTLIREVAGAGQDIRLEYDRKKDESASVEASRNFANKLWNAARFVMMNLDGQTPQQLGNPVATELSDRWIISRYHQVIKQTTNYIDNYGLGEAAKGLYEFIWGDFCDQYIELVKSRLQADADPVSRRVAQQTLGYILEGIMKLLHPFMPHITEEIWQTLTQQSTDSPQTLPLQIYPQVDAKLIDSALEEQFELLIATIRTIRNLRAEADIKPGVKVTANLQTESEKEREILTAGQDYIKDLAKVGTLTITDKQENQTVAAKKPQRGLKTIGLIIVAIVFGRVGLAAGNAIDDIPIIGTFFELVGFGYTAWFVSQNLLTAQARQKLWRQFFPQKELEQSQEPENAIAGVIGTIQVLIPLSGVVDIEVVRAKLEKSLSKAEAEVQSLSTRLNNPSFVDRARADVVQGARDALAEAQKQAEILRERLKGLS, from the coding sequence ATGACCGCAACTATTCCCAATCTCCCCAGTCTCTACGACCCCTTTTCCACTGAAGCCAAGTGGCAAAAATTCTGGGAAGACAACCAAGTTTACAAAGCTGACCCCAACAAAGGCGGCGAACCCTACTGCATCGTCATTCCACCGCCGAATGTCACTGGCAGTTTGCACATGGGTCACGCTTTTGAAAGTGCGTTGATTGATACCCTCGTGCGCTACCACCGGATGCAGGGACGTAATACCCTGTGGCTACCCGGAACTGACCACGCCAGCATCGCTGTACATAGTATGCTGGAAAAGCAACTCAAAAAAGAGGGTAAGACTCGCTACGAGTTGGGGCGCGAGAAGTTCCTAGAACGCGCTTGGCAATGGAAGGCGGAGTCTGAGGGAACGATTCTGAATCAGCTACGACGCTTGGGTGTCTCGGTGGACTGGTCACGGGAAAGGTTTACTCTGGATGAGGGTTTATCTAAGGCTGTTGTGGAGGCATTTACTCGCCTTTACGAGGAAGGCTTAATTTATCGTGGTGAATATTTAGTTAACTGGTGTCCTGCTTCTCAGTCGGCGGTGTCTGATGTGGAAGTGGAAAATCAAGAGGTGAATGGAAATCTCTGGCACTTCCGCTATCCCCTCACCGATGGTTCCGGTTTTGTAGAGGTGGCGACAACTCGACCAGAAACGATGCTGGGTGATACGGCTGTAGCAGTCAATCCCAATGACGATCGCTACAAACATCTCATTGGTAAAACTGTAACTCTGCCAATTCTACAACGAGAAATTCCGATCATTGGCGATGAATATGTTGATCCCACTTTCGGCACGGGTTGCGTGAAAATAACTCCCGCCCATGACCTGAACGATTTTGATATGGGTAAGCGCCACAATCTGCCGTTCATCAACATTATGAACAAAGACGGCACTCTCAACGCCAACGCTGGGGAGTTTCAAGGACAAGACCGCTTTGTTGCTAGAAAAAATGTGGTTTCTCGCCTAGAAGCAGATGGCTTTTTGGTGAAGATAGAAGATTATAAGCATACCGTTCCCTACAGCGATCGCGGTAAAGTACCCATTGAACCCCTCCTCTCGACTCAGTGGTTCGTCAAAATTCGCCCCCTAGCTGACAACACTCTCGAATTCCTCGACCAGCAAACTTCTCCAGAGTTTGTCCCCCAACGCTGGACAAAGGTCTATCGTGATTGGCTAGTAAAACTCACTGACTGGTGTATCTCTCGCCAATTATGGTGGGGACACCAAATTCCGGCTTGGTACGCGGTCAGTGAAACGGATGGGCAAATTACCGATAACACGCCCTTTGTCGTAGCAAAATTGGAAACCGAAGCTTGGGAAAAAGCTAAATCACAATTTGGTGAAAATGTCCAGCTAGAACAAGACCCAGATGTACTGGATACTTGGTTTTCTGCTGGACTCTGGCCATTTTCGACTTTAGGCTGGCCAGAACAAACTCAGGATTTAGCAACTTATTACCCGACTACTACTTTGGTGACAGGCTTTGACATCATCTTTTTCTGGGTAGCCAGAATGACTATGATGGCTGGGCATTTTACGCAGCAAATACCTTTCCAAACAGTTTACATTCATGGTTTGGTGCTGGATGAAAAAGGTCAGAAGATGTCAAAGACCAAAGGTAATGGCATTGACCCATTGTTATTAATTGACAAATATGGTACTGATGCCCTGCGGTATACCTTAATTAGGGAAGTGGCTGGTGCTGGTCAAGATATCCGCTTGGAATACGATCGCAAAAAGGATGAATCGGCATCTGTAGAGGCATCGCGCAACTTTGCAAACAAGTTGTGGAACGCTGCCCGGTTTGTGATGATGAATTTGGATGGACAGACACCGCAACAATTGGGGAATCCAGTAGCCACAGAATTGAGCGATCGCTGGATTATCTCGCGGTATCATCAAGTTATCAAACAAACCACTAATTACATCGATAATTATGGTTTAGGGGAAGCAGCTAAGGGACTCTACGAATTCATCTGGGGTGATTTCTGCGATCAATATATTGAACTAGTGAAATCTAGATTGCAAGCAGATGCCGATCCAGTATCGCGGCGGGTAGCACAGCAAACCCTCGGCTATATACTAGAAGGGATTATGAAACTGCTTCATCCCTTCATGCCTCATATTACCGAAGAAATTTGGCAGACTCTCACCCAACAATCAACAGATTCCCCGCAAACTTTACCATTACAAATCTATCCCCAGGTAGATGCAAAGTTGATTGATTCAGCTTTAGAAGAACAGTTTGAATTGCTGATTGCTACTATCCGCACAATTCGGAATTTGCGGGCTGAGGCGGATATTAAGCCAGGGGTAAAAGTGACAGCGAATTTGCAAACTGAAAGTGAGAAAGAGCGAGAAATTCTCACTGCTGGACAAGATTACATTAAAGATTTGGCGAAGGTTGGGACTTTAACTATTACCGACAAGCAAGAAAACCAAACTGTTGCTGCGAAAAAACCTCAGAGGGGTTTGAAGACAATTGGTTTAATTATCGTGGCTATTGTCTTTGGTAGAGTTGGTTTAGCTGCGGGAAATGCCATTGATGACATTCCTATCATCGGAACTTTCTTTGAACTAGTTGGTTTTGGTTACACAGCGTGGTTTGTTAGCCAAAATTTACTCACTGCTCAAGCTAGACAAAAGTTATGGAGACAGTTTTTTCCGCAGAAAGAATTAGAACAATCACAAGAACCAGAAAATGCGATCGCAGGTGTAATTGGTACAATACAGGTGCTAATTCCTCTAAGCGGTGTGGTAGATATTGAAGTTGTGCGTGCCAAGCTAGAAAAAAGCTTGAGTAAAGCTGAAGCCGAAGTTCAATCCCTGAGTACCAGATTAAACAATCCTAGTTTCGTAGATAGAGCTAGGGCTGATGTGGTACAGGGAGCGCGGGATGCGTTAGCAGAAGCACAAAAGCAAGCTGAAATTTTGCGCGAGCGTCTGAAGGGGTTGTCGTAG
- a CDS encoding glutathionylspermidine synthase family protein: MNIFNSPQRKRLFQSMKMGWYNFAPIEEGTGIPLTDQETPYALYYCHQVLPQTIQEIQQASELVGSVLTQVWQIIRTLDEDTLLYYGFPEATIKLVKYDFLAPFCMRLDWCWNQEKGIKKVVETNPQTPSFWFECTDGNNKVARHFGLQEPDLNVQKTLKITLNQHVNRAALNLGKPVTDCRVAFTALNNAEDLGTMRWLRNYLESKSTILPLEYLGIKDGKYLFDQRTKKPIDILFMWYPVEWLIHDTDEKGERLWPALEQLIFENKIVIVNFGSAFALQPKSIFALITDLGYDFFSNKDAGTVWEYFPKTSLSATAIGNSYFAKPILGREGEGGFAVNSGKISVRSSNNDPWYTQQNYVYQELLEFPKLEIDGKSMTQVWGAWLYNNGHDKFISGGVGIRLSEGEITDNLSYWCPIGC, translated from the coding sequence ATGAATATTTTCAACAGTCCTCAACGAAAGCGTCTATTTCAGTCAATGAAAATGGGTTGGTACAACTTTGCTCCTATTGAAGAAGGAACAGGTATACCTCTGACTGACCAAGAAACACCTTACGCTCTTTATTATTGCCATCAAGTCTTACCGCAGACGATACAAGAAATCCAGCAAGCGTCAGAATTAGTCGGTAGTGTTTTAACCCAAGTGTGGCAAATTATCCGCACTCTTGATGAGGATACACTACTTTACTATGGATTTCCGGAAGCTACCATCAAGTTAGTTAAATATGACTTTCTCGCACCATTTTGTATGCGTCTTGACTGGTGCTGGAATCAAGAAAAGGGGATAAAAAAGGTAGTAGAAACTAATCCCCAAACTCCTAGCTTTTGGTTTGAGTGTACGGACGGCAATAATAAAGTTGCCAGACATTTTGGATTGCAAGAACCAGATTTAAATGTTCAAAAAACTTTAAAAATAACACTTAATCAGCATGTAAATAGAGCCGCATTAAATTTGGGTAAACCAGTTACAGATTGTCGCGTAGCATTTACAGCTTTGAATAATGCCGAAGATTTAGGTACTATGCGATGGCTAAGAAATTACTTGGAGTCAAAAAGCACCATTTTACCCTTAGAATATCTTGGCATCAAAGATGGTAAGTATTTATTTGACCAGAGAACAAAAAAACCAATAGATATACTCTTTATGTGGTATCCAGTGGAATGGCTAATCCATGATACTGATGAAAAAGGTGAAAGATTATGGCCGGCTCTAGAGCAACTAATTTTTGAGAATAAAATTGTGATTGTGAACTTTGGTTCTGCCTTCGCACTGCAACCAAAAAGTATATTTGCTCTAATTACAGATTTGGGATATGACTTTTTTTCTAACAAAGATGCTGGGACAGTCTGGGAATATTTTCCTAAAACATCACTGAGTGCAACAGCAATAGGTAATTCATACTTTGCCAAACCTATTTTAGGAAGAGAAGGTGAAGGAGGATTTGCAGTTAATTCAGGTAAAATCTCTGTGCGTAGTAGTAATAATGACCCTTGGTACACACAACAAAATTATGTTTATCAAGAGTTATTAGAATTTCCTAAATTAGAAATTGATGGCAAGTCGATGACTCAGGTTTGGGGAGCTTGGCTATATAACAATGGTCATGACAAATTTATATCTGGAGGTGTAGGAATCCGCCTTTCTGAAGGGGAAATTACAGATAACTTATCCTATTGGTGTCCTATTGGATGCTAA